From Malaya genurostris strain Urasoe2022 chromosome 2, Malgen_1.1, whole genome shotgun sequence:
TTCCTTCATTTTAATTTTAGAACCTTTTTTGTTTCGTGTCCCTAGCGGAAATAAACATGTAAATTAAACTAAATTAAACCTACGCGAGGACATACGCAGCACGGTAATCTGTCTCGTTTGTCGTTCTTTAGAAGACTTCAACAAATGTGACAAGTTTCGAAAAATATATCTAGCTCTGTGAATTTTCCTGCGACACTATACTGAAATCGCATATTCAAAGTACAGCTAGGTAAGTTTTGAAGAACGTTTTATTTATCGATAAGAAATAAAACACATCCATAACTGTGGACAAGTGCCTCCATTATCACGCGCTAGAATAGTCAGGGGATCGATTTGAGGGCCCCGGAATGGCTTCGTCATCCAGGACGAATGTGGGACTTTGCCGTGACGTTGAGGCTATTGGTTGGTAGTGGTAACCCTGACGATTAcgatgatttgatttttgcatatTACCTAAGGTAGGGCGTTGATTATATGATTGGTCGGGACgtttcactgaaaaaaaacaggATGTCAAGATCGTAGTGAAGTATACGGCTGATCAATACTCACCTGGTATATAAGGTTTCTGATTGCACGTTGGTATCGTACTATCACCCGCATCGACTTTGTTGTTATAATTTCGGTGATTCGATAGTTCGTTGACGCTAGCAGCAGTTGCGTTATTGATGTCAGTGGTAGCGTTATTTACGTTATTAGTTAGCTCGTGACTACAAATAGGACTCAGTTCACGCTCTTCCAAGCACATGTCACTGTAATCGTCAATCACATGTCGGTACTGGGAGGGACATCTCGTGAGAGCAGCTATGATCGCAGCTTCGATGGAACATACATAACCAAGTATCTGAGAAGTAAACAACACTCGACATAAGCAACAAATACAAACAAAGGGCAAACCAATAGCTTACTGCTGATATGAACAGTGTGTCTTTTGTGTGCTTTGGCACCCACATGAATTCCTCAGCGAAAAACACCATGTGGATTAGTAGCGATGAGCCAACAAGGAATAATAAACCGATTGTCAGGTACATCCATGCATTCTGCGGTAAAAAGAAAATCAATAATAAACACTGTTTCCAGAAAACCAACCAATTACTTACCAATTTTCCCCAGTTGAAAGGAAACATCAATGCTATATGTGATATATCCAGGAATAACATCAAACAAGTTATCAACAACGAAAACAGAGCGCAAAATACCTGAAAGGAAAGGCAAATTTCAGTTAGCTGTCGTATCCGAAAGTTTAATAGTTTGGAATTACATTATGAGCTAAACTAAGACATATTCATGTTATCGAAGAATTATTCTAATACTTAAGTAAACAGTACAACAAATTTCATCAAACGGTATGAAATTATCAAATTGCTGTAGGTATATCTATGTTTTAGTAACTGAACTTTAGTAAATGTAACTCCACAttgcgaaaatctgattttactaaattatcaaaaaattttgcaaataaaaGCATCTATCCATCGAAAGAGCAATGTGAAAGATTTTTTTCCCGGTATCCTGAGTGGTGTGCGAGTTTGGCACATGCTCTTGAATGAACCGGTTCCTTCCTCTGTCACACACAAAGTATCCATGTAAATCACTCGTCATATACGACAATTAGCTGATCGCATGTCAGTAATGTTAGAAAACTCTCCACTATGGTAAACTTTATGGAAAACTGAAGAAGGAAGCATCTCCTGCCAAGATCATTGGAACACCACCTATAACAGTCTCAAGCAACCTCAGTACAGTTTTTTACACTTTCCGAGTTACTTAGTGaatggtttaaaattttcacaaataaaaCGTGAATTCAATACTTCAAAACTTATAAAacataaattacaaaaaaaaacagtatcaACACCTAAAACTTCTTCTGTGGCCAGTATACGACAAGTAACGTCAACtagtgttgggaaaaaatcaaaatttagaaaatcgcgactaaaattttaagacaaaaaatcatcgatcagaaaactgaATGCAGAAAACTGACTGCAGAAAACttcaatattaattttttaaCAATGCGTTTCTTACCGAAACTGATTTCACATTGCAAAAAATCACTagcaaatttaaagaaaaaagtcgtttgcaaaatacatgttgaataaattcaccgatgaacaaaaacttaACATTTCTGAAAATATTCAGTGTGTGTAGGGTAATATCATTAATAaaagtgctgtgattaataatagttataatgataataaaaacattcacaaatcatgttatgcagctgacaGCTCCAGTTTAGCTTGAATAAcgcacgcagaagtaacaggagcgcagactacTGCTATGTCAATTCAAACTTCGAGACTTGCTGacgatgctgcgctcctgttacttctatgaatttaattcaagctaaataacgttttattgggtttattcAAAATAGTTCCGTGTTATCAGCCAGATGGAATAAAAACAGCatttcgtcgctataatcactgtttcgaatgtgacaaaaatatgtttgttcatattaaccaccttacgtgcatcgaaaatgtaatttatttcttatttctcagTAGCGGCTTAATTGTGAATTTATTCagcagagatttttttattgatgaaaatataataaataaatctcGCACGAAGCATTTCGgcgtcgaactgaagcgtagagGAAATTCAGCATCTAAATATCATCGGAAACACTTCTCcttttcgattatctctttagcgatatttctgtgggtgaaaattcgtcatcaaggtACAAAATTTTGTgaatgcttgtttcatgaattaaAATCACGGAAGTGAATTTTTCCAGCCACTGAGTTGTTTTTtatagaaaatctcttgaactgatcttttcacgagtgataatgaaatgaaccatgattttcccaacactgacgTCTGCTACATCGAACAAAGAATTCAACACTGGAAAACAAGAGAGAAGAACATCAAAACGATGCTTACAACAATAACGAAAGCAACATCGACTAAGAAccagtaaatttttaaatttcattgcTACATTGGATTATAATGAGAGTGCTTCTCCCCCAAGATAAAGGATACCGACGAAATCCTGTAATAAAATAGATAAATTATTAGCCACGGGCCATCCACCAGAACTCTTTCCCGGGAAATCTTCCGAACAAATAAAAAGGCAGATGGGTAATGTCAATgatataactggaggacgtgaatacgaataaattgAACCCGAATTATGAACATTCAGGAACTGGAACTAAATTTAAGAATGAAATTTGGAACCTGGGAGTGGCTCCGAGTTCTTCTGCAAAATACAGGTTCAAAATCCAGatcaaaaattcagttcatgaatttagCTCTAGAATTCTGGAATCGAACTCAATTTCTGAATCCAGGTTTCGAATTTAATTCCAAAATGAGTTCCGAACCTTAATCAAGAAACTTAAATGAGTTCCAAAATCTGCATGTAGGTTCTGAGTTTTGGAAATGAACTCTGAAACTAAAATTAAGAATTaaactctgaaactgaattcagaaagtaaattctgaaattgagtTCCGGAATTAAATTATGGTACGATCAGTTGACCACAATTAATCGACTCGATAATTcagcttatttagattgaactgaaagTTCAATACATGGtcgaaattgaatcatcgaTTTGCACAGAAAACAATCTGAAACAATCCTAatctgtcaaatgacggaaaacttCATTtggaatgacttaatgttagattagctttaattttactggtttcgactgtaacttgcgttctgctagcaggtactactgtatgaatttaaatacaccttttaccagccaagcagaagcatgcttcagtggctCAGTATGGAGACATTGCTTGAAATCTCCATTTCAACAACCGTTTATATGACCATAGCTCACGCAAAAGTTTTATATGACCATTGCTTGAGAAGATGCCTattttactgtgaaaaccgactttgaaaccattcttggagatggctttgATTAGACGGCATTGCAAGGTTTTTGTATGTAATATCAACAGTTATGTTCCTGTTCGTCACAAACGTACTCGTTGGATCAAGGTACTTACCATCAACCTTAGTCGTCCAATCAATGGCAGTAAAAACAATCCGACCTGCACGGTACCAGCCGAGCATTCACAGGCGAGGCATGCTGCCGATGATATCTGAAATTAGAGTTTTGAATTGACATAGCACACGATCTGACACGGTACCTTATCCTTGCTTACCACCAGTAGTATCCTCACGATCCCAGTGGGACTGGTCAGATGTGAGGCGTCGCAGTGCAGTGCAACGCCCCACGGTAACGGTGTGTTCCCTATCCTTTGACGGTAATGTGCGTGCGAGTCCCAGGACGTACAGGTGCCAAGAGGCGATTCGAGTGAGATCGATAGCTCTCCCGCTCTGCTGCCAGCTATCTCAAAATCCTGTCGAATAGTTGCAGAGAAATTTAGTTCAATATGTTTGGTTGATCATTTTTAATCGAACTTTGTCCAGTTAATAATGAATCAGTTGTTTTCGGTCACTAGTGTGTACATAATATccgacgcaaaaaaaaaacgatttctttCTACCGAATCACTAAATAGATATTATTGTAtacaatgaaaaaaagaaataaaaaataatgaaaacaaccgaaaaaaacagttgataatgattgtttataaaattaatcgtTCAAAACAATCTTATCTATGTGAAACTGATAGTAATCTTAATAAAAAGACCAGGTATCACAGCCCTTGTGAGGCAGCATGTCGAAATAATTCCATTTCGaccaagaacaaaatagaaTACAGGATGGATCAATTGAccgttttagatacaaacacttTTCGCTGAACTTCGCACAAATAAATGCCAAATATCATCTCGGCTGAACATAAAATTGCTGAGTCTCGGTATTCTCAAATTTTACAAATGGCAGTTATTCTCAAAACCGCCAGAAAAAAGTTTGCTGTCTGATCGATATAACCTTTACTTAATGTTCGGCAAAAGCAACgaagtgaaatttatgaatttatgAAGCAATTGAAAGTCAACACAGaattctttttgcctttttctatatATACCatccgactcagctcgacgagatcggaaaatatccCTGTGTGTGTCTAAGAAtaatgctacggtccacctgtcccggtggtataagtccaccagaCAGGTAAGTCGTATAGAATCCGAATTATTctcaaccaagaatagatccacttgtgccctgttccatgtcgtagaaGGTCACATAAAAAAAGCTTCCAAGTCAAGGTGTGTTTCCGTACCGATGACTGAATGACTGCAggatgaacggaatatcttggaatttgcccttactgtgttaagcgaagctctggcacagttgaCGATTTCATTCTTCACAACTTGTAGGatttatatttaaatttaaaaaaatggttcGCTCTAGGCGAATTTAAGCCAGCATATTTGGTTTCATTTAGTTGTTGTATGATAAGTGCTGAAGATGGAGTGTACgatactttaattgataatggttagagtagtaCAAATCAATCTCTGACATAAACCTatagcaactatgaatctatccagacttctgcaagaaggtaaagcttctatagctttggtttaagaaccatatttctaaaagggaaacttctacattggaaaattattgaacccgactagattttacgggtacaaaccaacaattgaaaccccaattgatttggaaaatgttgtcgacgaaacAAACTCACAGTTGCAGCTTACGAAAagtcttgtccacttcggattgtgcgagttaaagactgtcccagaaagtatggacgcaaccaaaaaccgctgccatttcgcattggctcagaatctgtcaatttttatggcagcgtcctattgtttacactcttctctaaccacttttgCAGTtgattattcgttttcattagtttgtttcgaaatgcgtggactttcagcagaacaacgttgaaaaattgtatacaaatggtgcacagaacgcggactgtcacagagaaagatagcaaaaatggaaggagtaagtgaaaaagtgcGAAattcaatcaggaagttcggtgaggataacacctttgaggataaaccgaaaacgggtcgaaaaaagg
This genomic window contains:
- the LOC131430537 gene encoding uncharacterized protein LOC131430537, with the protein product MQPPQRYIPSVSDLYGTDEIEFLLDEIRDLEPACCQLEDIQDFEIAGSRAGELSISLESPLGTCTSWDSHAHYRQRIGNTPLPWGVALHCDASHLTSPTGIVRILLVISSAACLACECSAGTVQVGLFLLPLIGRLRLMVFCALFSLLITCLMLFLDISHIALMFPFNWGKLNAWMYLTIGLLFLVGSSLLIHMVFFAEEFMWVPKHTKDTLFISAILGYVCSIEAAIIAALTRCPSQYRHVIDDYSDMCLEERELSPICSHELTNNVNNATTDINNATAASVNELSNHRNYNNKVDAGDSTIPTCNQKPYIPVKRPDQSYNQRPTLGNMQKSNHRNRQGYHYQPIASTSRQSPTFVLDDEAIPGPSNRSPDYSSA